In Armatimonadota bacterium, the following are encoded in one genomic region:
- a CDS encoding metal ABC transporter ATP-binding protein, with product MVELEHVCFSYDGERVLNEVSLVIARGDFLGIIGPNGAGKTTLLRILLGLLRPACGHVRLFGTEVGQFRQWQRIGYVPQKGVAFESRFPASVFEVVSSGRVRRSGLGRPLGAADYQAARRALETVGMAAFRDRLIGRLSSGQQQRVLVARALVSDPELLVLDEPTVGVDAEAQEQFYSLLRHLNRERGTTLVLVSHDIGVVAQEVTRLACLNRTLVFHGSPEEAARCGALAEMYRLQSWVVAHRH from the coding sequence GTGGTGGAGCTGGAGCACGTCTGCTTCAGCTATGACGGCGAGAGGGTGCTGAACGAGGTCAGCCTGGTCATCGCCCGCGGAGACTTCCTGGGAATCATCGGGCCCAACGGCGCAGGGAAGACCACGCTGCTGCGTATCCTCCTGGGCCTGCTGCGCCCTGCCTGCGGCCACGTGCGCCTCTTCGGCACCGAGGTCGGCCAGTTCCGCCAGTGGCAGCGCATAGGCTACGTCCCCCAGAAAGGTGTGGCTTTCGAGAGCCGCTTCCCCGCCAGCGTCTTCGAGGTGGTGAGCAGTGGCCGGGTGCGCCGCAGCGGGCTGGGCCGTCCACTGGGTGCCGCGGACTACCAGGCGGCGCGCCGCGCCCTGGAGACGGTAGGCATGGCCGCTTTCCGCGACCGGCTGATCGGCCGCCTCTCCAGCGGGCAGCAGCAGCGCGTGCTCGTCGCCCGGGCGCTGGTCAGCGACCCTGAGCTCCTCGTGCTGGACGAGCCCACGGTGGGGGTGGACGCAGAGGCGCAGGAGCAGTTCTACAGCCTGCTGCGCCACCTCAACCGGGAACGGGGGACCACCCTGGTGCTGGTCTCCCACGACATCGGCGTGGTCGCCCAGGAGGTGACGCGGCTGGCCTGCCTCAACCGCACCCTGGTCTTCCACGGCAGCCCGGAGGAGGCGGCGCGCTGCGGAGCTCTGGCTGAGATGTACCGCCTGCAGAGCTGGGTGGTAGCGCACCGGCACTAG
- a CDS encoding Fur family transcriptional regulator: MDVEQAAGHLRAHGRRMTAQRRAVLQALGELGCARQVSEIHARARRLAPRLGLVTVYRTLDALAAEGVVRPVFLGDGRTRYESAQAERHHHHLVCLGCGRVDPFEDCSLQRLDGAVMGNGFAVATHRLELFGHCLDCRGRA; the protein is encoded by the coding sequence ATGGATGTGGAGCAGGCGGCGGGACACCTGCGGGCACACGGTCGGAGAATGACCGCCCAGCGCCGAGCCGTCCTGCAGGCGCTCGGTGAGCTGGGCTGCGCACGCCAGGTGAGTGAGATCCACGCCCGCGCCCGCCGCCTCGCCCCCCGCCTCGGCCTGGTCACCGTTTACCGCACGCTGGACGCACTGGCTGCGGAGGGGGTGGTCCGACCGGTCTTCCTGGGCGACGGCCGGACCCGCTACGAATCCGCACAGGCCGAGCGGCACCACCACCACCTCGTCTGCCTGGGTTGCGGACGGGTCGACCCATTCGAGGACTGCTCCCTGCAGCGGCTGGACGGGGCCGTGATGGGAAACGGGTTTGCGGTGGCCACCCACCGGCTGGAGCTGTTCGGCCACTGCCTGGACTGCCGGGGACGGGCGTGA
- a CDS encoding zinc ABC transporter substrate-binding protein, with protein sequence MTASAPWHRILVMLAVLVATGCRRAPAAAGVAIVASIDPLAEFAGRLAGERTVVQVLVPKGVEVHDYEPTPGDLRRLVAARLFVYNGAGLEPWAPSLRAQLPPSVHVVEAAEGLPLAGTEGSVDPHVWLDPLLASQQAERILAALVRVDPAGCSRYQANAASLRADFLALHAAYRQGLARCRRREFITAHAAFGYLARRYGLRMVPISGLAPEAEPSPSRLKAVIQEARRTGIRVIYVEPRGERRPAETVAREIGGRTAILDPLESLPPQARRRGKAYFTVMYANLAQLIQGLDCR encoded by the coding sequence GTGACCGCGTCTGCCCCGTGGCACCGGATCCTGGTCATGTTGGCCGTGCTGGTGGCGACGGGGTGCAGGCGGGCCCCTGCGGCCGCGGGGGTGGCCATCGTCGCCTCCATCGACCCCCTGGCGGAGTTCGCTGGCCGGCTCGCCGGAGAACGGACGGTCGTCCAGGTACTGGTGCCGAAGGGAGTCGAGGTGCACGACTACGAGCCGACGCCAGGGGACCTGCGGCGGCTGGTGGCCGCGCGGCTGTTCGTCTACAACGGCGCGGGGCTGGAGCCCTGGGCACCATCCCTGCGGGCACAGCTCCCACCGTCGGTGCACGTCGTCGAGGCCGCGGAGGGGCTGCCCCTGGCGGGGACGGAGGGTAGCGTGGACCCGCACGTCTGGCTCGATCCACTGCTGGCCAGCCAGCAGGCGGAGCGAATCCTGGCGGCGCTGGTGCGCGTGGATCCCGCGGGCTGCTCCCGCTACCAGGCCAACGCCGCCAGCCTGCGCGCCGACTTCCTCGCGCTGCACGCCGCCTACCGGCAGGGGCTGGCTCGATGCCGGCGCAGGGAGTTCATCACTGCCCACGCCGCGTTCGGGTACCTGGCGCGGCGCTACGGCCTGCGCATGGTGCCCATCAGCGGGCTGGCCCCGGAGGCGGAGCCGTCGCCCTCGCGCCTGAAGGCCGTCATTCAAGAGGCACGGCGTACTGGCATCCGCGTGATCTACGTGGAGCCCCGGGGAGAGCGACGGCCAGCGGAGACCGTCGCCCGGGAGATCGGAGGGCGGACGGCGATCCTGGACCCTCTGGAGAGCCTGCCGCCGCAGGCACGGCGCAGAGGGAAGGCCTACTTCACGGTGATGTATGCAAACCTCGCCCAACTCATCCAGGGACTGGACTGCCGCTAG
- the glnA gene encoding type I glutamate--ammonia ligase: protein MSITEPRTAAARVTTPQEVMELCRQQGVQMVDLRFCDLLGAWQHFSIPAEELSARLFSEGIGFDGSSIRGFQQIHESDMLLLPDAASARLDPMSRVPTLLLVCDVLDPVTREPYSRDPRGVAQRAERYLAASGIATASYWGPEVEFFVFDSVRYDQNAHSGYYFVDSTEGAWNTGRDEQPNLGHKLRFKEGYFPVPPADSLQEFRSEAVLKMRQAGLPVEAHHHEVATAGQCEIDLHFATLTEMADRVLLYKYILKMHARMQGKTVTFMPKPVFGDNGSGMHTHQSLWLGERNLFFDAQGYAQLSEMARYYIGGLLAHSPALLAFCAPTTNSYRRLVPGFEAPVILAYSQRNRSACVRIPVYSTDPRTKRIEYRPPDASSNPYLAFAAMLMAGLDGIQRQLDPGPPLDVDLYDLMAHNGKDVRQVPGTLAEVLDALEADYEFLLRGGVFTEDLIRTWIQIKRVREVDSVRLRPHPWEFVLYYDV from the coding sequence ATGTCGATAACCGAGCCCCGTACCGCCGCAGCCCGGGTGACCACGCCCCAGGAGGTGATGGAGCTGTGCCGGCAGCAGGGCGTCCAGATGGTCGACCTGCGCTTCTGCGACCTGCTGGGTGCCTGGCAGCACTTCTCCATCCCGGCGGAGGAGTTGAGCGCCCGGCTCTTCAGCGAGGGGATCGGCTTCGACGGATCGAGCATCCGCGGCTTCCAGCAGATCCACGAGAGCGACATGCTCCTGCTCCCAGACGCCGCCTCGGCGCGCCTCGACCCCATGAGCCGCGTCCCCACACTGCTGTTGGTCTGCGATGTCCTGGACCCGGTCACCCGGGAGCCCTACTCCCGCGATCCCCGCGGAGTGGCTCAGCGGGCGGAGCGCTACCTGGCCGCCTCCGGCATCGCCACCGCCAGCTACTGGGGCCCGGAGGTGGAGTTCTTCGTCTTCGACAGCGTGCGCTACGACCAGAACGCCCACTCGGGCTACTACTTCGTCGATTCCACCGAGGGGGCCTGGAACACCGGCCGGGACGAGCAGCCCAACCTGGGCCACAAGCTGCGCTTCAAGGAGGGCTATTTCCCGGTCCCGCCTGCGGACTCCCTGCAGGAGTTCCGTTCGGAGGCCGTGCTCAAGATGCGCCAGGCGGGCCTGCCGGTGGAGGCGCACCACCACGAGGTGGCCACGGCGGGACAGTGCGAGATCGACCTGCACTTCGCCACCCTCACGGAGATGGCGGACCGGGTGCTGCTGTACAAGTACATCCTGAAAATGCACGCCCGGATGCAGGGCAAGACGGTGACCTTCATGCCCAAGCCCGTCTTTGGGGACAATGGGTCGGGGATGCACACTCACCAGAGCCTCTGGCTGGGGGAGCGGAACCTGTTCTTCGACGCCCAGGGCTACGCCCAGCTCAGCGAGATGGCGCGCTACTACATCGGCGGGCTGCTGGCTCACTCTCCGGCGCTCTTGGCCTTCTGCGCCCCCACCACCAACTCGTACCGGCGCCTGGTGCCGGGCTTTGAGGCGCCGGTGATCCTGGCCTACTCTCAGCGCAACCGCAGCGCCTGCGTGCGCATCCCCGTCTACTCCACCGATCCGCGGACGAAGCGGATCGAGTACCGGCCGCCGGACGCCTCCAGCAATCCCTACCTGGCCTTCGCCGCCATGCTCATGGCCGGTCTGGACGGGATCCAGCGTCAGCTGGATCCCGGACCGCCGCTGGACGTGGATCTCTATGACCTGATGGCGCACAACGGGAAAGATGTGCGCCAGGTGCCCGGGACACTGGCGGAGGTGCTTGACGCGCTGGAGGCCGACTACGAGTTCCTGCTGCGCGGCGGCGTCTTCACCGAGGACCTGATCCGCACCTGGATCCAGATAAAGCGGGTCCGGGAGGTGGACTCCGTGCGCCTGCGCCCCCACCCCTGGGAATTCGTCCTGTACTACGACGTCTGA